The DNA sequence TGCTGCACCGATCAGACCCAGTACGACGGCCTGCCCGCTGACCACGATGGCCACCGCGACGGATTTGCCTACTATGACACCCCATCGCGGGAGGGGCGTGGCGCCCAGACGTTTCAGTGCGCCGTACCGACGGTCGAATCCGACCGCGATCGCCTGACCGGTGAATGCGGTGGACATCACGGCCACGGTCATGATGGCGGGAACGAAGGTGTCCGTACGAGATTCGTCGAAGTCACCGATCGGCAGCAGACATAACCCGATCAGCAATGTGATCGGGATGAACATCGTGAGGAGTTGCTGCTCGCCGTTGCGCAGCAGCAACATCAGCTCGATCCGGGACTGCGCCACGATCATCTGACGAATGGGGGCGGGTCGCGGACGTGGGCTGAATGTGCCGGCTGCGAAACGATTCGGCGTGCTCATCCGCGCATGCCCCGGCCGGTCAGCTCGAGAAACACGTCTTCCAGACTCCTGGTCTCGACCCGCAGGTCGGTGGCGAGGACATTGATCTTGGCGCACCACGACGTCACGGTGACCAGCACCTG is a window from the Williamsia sp. DF01-3 genome containing:
- a CDS encoding ABC transporter permease, whose product is MSTPNRFAAGTFSPRPRPAPIRQMIVAQSRIELMLLLRNGEQQLLTMFIPITLLIGLCLLPIGDFDESRTDTFVPAIMTVAVMSTAFTGQAIAVGFDRRYGALKRLGATPLPRWGVIVGKSVAVAIVVSGQAVVLGLIGAALGWRPSIGGLLLGIIAIAIGTLAFSAMGLLLGGTLKAEVVLALANLLWFAFIGIGSIVVIGDRVPDVVEWFARCTPSGALSEALHQATAGSVDVFGLAVLAIWGAAAGIAAVRYFRFT